A genomic region of Trifolium pratense cultivar HEN17-A07 linkage group LG3, ARS_RC_1.1, whole genome shotgun sequence contains the following coding sequences:
- the LOC123914628 gene encoding L-type lectin-domain containing receptor kinase IX.1-like, producing MLIYFLWKKNKGKEEEPNSETVSDQNMDEEFQMGAGPKKICYQELLNATNNFEEKLKLGQGGFGGVYKGYFKDTNSVAAIKRISANSRQGIKQYSAEVKIISQLRHRNLVKLNGWCHKKNEFILIYEYMPNGSLDFHLFLGGSILSWHLRYNIALGLASALFYLQEELEKCVIHRDIKSSNIMLDSNFNTKLGDFGLARLMDHEKESETTIVAGTRGYLAPEYMDTGKARKESDIFSFGVVLLEIACGKKAIHHQELKGEVSLVEWVWELYGLKNVIAAADPKLYGQFNAKEMECLLVVGLWCANPNNTSRPSINKVIKVLNFESPLPILPQNMPFLGPLSSPINNGQFFSVPSFFTAKG from the coding sequence atgttaatatattttttgtggaAGAAGAATaaaggaaaagaagaagaacCTAATTCAGAAACCGTTTCTGATCAGAATATGGATGAAGAATTCCAAATGGGTGCTGGACCTAAGAAAATTTGTTATCAGGAATTATTGAATGCAACAAACAACTTTGAAGAGAAACTGAAGCTTGGCCAAGGTGGTTTTGGTGGTGTTTACAAGGGTTATTTTAAAGACACAAACTCAGTTGCAGCTATAAAGAGGATATCAGCAAATTCACGGCAGGGTATTAAGCAATACTCAGCAGAAGTGAAGATCATTAGCCAATTGAGACATAGAAATTTGGTGAAACTCAATGGTTGGTGCCACAAGAAGAATGAATTTATCCTAATATACGAATACATGCCAAATGGCAGCTTAgattttcatctttttcttgGAGGAAGCATCTTGTCATGGCACTTGAGGTACAATATAGCTCTTGGGTTAGCCTCAGCATTGTTTTATTTGCAGGAGGAATTGGAAAAATGCGTGATTCATAGGGACATAAAATCAAGCAACATAATGTTGGACTCCAACTTCAATACTAAGCTTGGGGATTTTGGTCTAGCTAGGCTGATGGATCATGAGAAAGAGTCAGAAACCACAATTGTAGCCGGAACCAGGGGTTACCTAGCTCCGGAATACATGGACACAGGAAAGGCTAGAAAGGAATCTGACATATTCAGTTTCGGGGTTGTTTTGTTGGAGATAGCCTGTGGGAAAAAAGCCATACACCACCAAGAATTAAAGGGTGAAGTATCTTTAGTTGAGTGGGTTTGGGAGCTATATGGATTGAAAAATGTCATTGCAGCAGCAGATCCAAAGCTATATGGGCAATTTAATGCGAAGGAAATGGAATGTTTGCTAGTAGTTGGACTTTGGTGTGCTAATCCAAATAACACATCAAGACCATCTATAAACAAAGTGATTAAGGTGCTCAACTTTGAATCCCCATTACCAATTCTTCCACAAAACATGCCATTTCTAGGTCCACTGTCTTCTCCCATAAATAATGGGCAATTTTTTTCAGTTCCCTCTTTCTTTACGGCAAAAGGTTAA
- the LOC123912802 gene encoding 18.2 kDa class I heat shock protein-like, with product MSLIPSFFSGRRSNIFDPFSLDVFDPFKDFPLSNSLSASFPELSRENSAFVSTRVDWKETPEAHVFKADLPGLKKEEVKVEIEDDRVLQISGERSVEKEDKNDQWHRVERSSGKFLRRFRLPENAKMDQVKANMENGVLTVTVPKEEVKTPEVKTIDISG from the coding sequence ATGTCGCTGATTCCAAGTTTCTTCAGTGGTAGAAGGAGCAACATCTTCGATCCATTCTCCCTTGACGTTTTCGATCCATTCAAGGATTTTCCGTTATCTAATTCACTTTCCGCTTCCTTTCCTGAATTGTCTCGTGAGAATTCTGCATTCGTGAGCACACGTGTGGACTGGAAGGAGACTCCTGAAGCGCACGTGTTCAAGGCTGATCTTCCAGGACTGAAGAAGGAGGAAGTGAAGGTTGAGATTGAAGACGATAGGGTTCTTCAGATAAGCGGAGAAAGAAGCGTTGAGAAAGAAGATAAGAACGATCAATGGCATCGCGTGGAGCGGAGCAGTGGTAAGTTCTTGAGGAGATTTAGATTGCCAGAGAATGCTAAAATGGATCAAGTCAAAGCAAATATGGAGAATGGTGTTCTAACTGTGACTGTTCCTAAAGAAGAAGTTAAGACGCCTGAAGTCAAGACCATTGATATCTCTGGTTAG
- the LOC123912805 gene encoding L-type lectin-domain containing receptor kinase IX.1-like, protein MVPIFYYARGKILLFLVVLLAHAHLVSFDYPMFIHNREEPLEFDGDATVEDFDYAIQLTGYYPGDPDKASDVGRVTNPKLIKLYDRSINQVYDFTTKFSYYSIYGDFAFLPASSDFLKENHIEDGLAFVLVPGNEVALMNTTCCLAISDFLKGNHLEDGLEVILVPASEVALNSTEYSSESVEFYTFKNGNLSVSKYSSKNNILNVSATGYRLTEGKEPQNSSHTIDLREHLPEYVGISASTGKVDKKHTLRFWSFSTSQANYEVDHEKKLWEGLAVGFVCLSLCLLAILIILLWKKNKGKEEEPNSETVSDQNMDEEFQMSAGPKKISYQELLDATNNFEETLKLGEGGFGGVYKGYFKDTNSVAAIKRRKSADSGQGIKQYSAEVKIISQLRHRNLVKLNGWCHKKNELILIYEYMPNGSLDFHLFRGGRSILSWHLRYNIALGLASALFYLQEELEKCVIHRDIKSSNIMLDSNFNTKLGDFGLARLMDHEKESETTIVAGTRGYLAPEYMDTGKARKESDIFSFGVVLLEIACGKKAIHHQELKGEVSLVEWVWELYGLKNVIAAADPKLYGQFDVKELECLLVVGLWCANPNNTSRPSIKKVIKVLNFESPLPILPQNMPFLGPLSSPINNGQFFSVPSFFTAKG, encoded by the coding sequence ATGGTTCCTATATTTTATTATGCAAGAGGAAAAATTTTGCTTTTCCTCGTCGTCCTTCTTGCACATGCTCACCTTGTGTCTTTTGATTACCCTATGTTTATTCACAATCGTGAAGAGCCACTAGAATTTGATGGAGATGCCACTGTTGAAGATTTTGACTACGCTATTCAACTCACTGGGTACTACCCTGGTGACCCAGATAAGGCTTCTGATGTTGGTCGAGTCACAAATCCCAAACTTATCAAACTTTATGACAGAAGCATAAATCAAGTTTATGACTTTACTACAAAGTTTTCATATTACAGTATTTATGGAGATTTTGCGTTCCTCCCTGCAAGCTCAGATTTCCTAAAAGAAAATCATATAGAAGATGGATTGGCGTTTGTTCTTGTGCCTGGAAATGAAGTTGCTTTAATGAACACAACTTGCTGCCTTGCAATATCAGATTTCCTAAAAGGAAATCATTTAGAAGATGGATTAGAGGTTATTCTTGTGCCTGCAAGCGAAGTTGCTTTAAACTCAACTGAGTATTCATCTGAGTCTGTGGAGTTCTACACGTTTAAAAATGGTAATCTAAGTGTTTCTAAATACagttcaaaaaataatattctaaATGTTTCTGCCACTGGATATAGATTGACTGAAGGGAAAGAGCCACAGAACTCTTCACACACCATTGATCTAAGAGAGCATTTACCAGAGTATGTTGGCATATCAGCTTCAACAGGAAAAGTAGATAAGAAACATACGTTGCGGTTTTGGTCTTTTAGTACAAGCCAAGCAAATTATGAAGTTGATCATGAGAAGAAATTGTGGGAGGGATTGGCAGTTGGTTTTGTATGTTTGTCTTTGTGTTTATTagcaatattaataattttattgtgGAAGAAGAATaaaggaaaagaagaagaacCTAATTCAGAAACCGTTTCCGATCAGAATATGGATGAAGAATTCCAAATGAGTGCTGGACCTAAAAAGATTAGTTATCAGGAATTATTGGATGCAACAAACAACTTTGAAGAGACACTGAAGCTCGGTGAGGGTGGTTTCGGTGGTGTTTATAAAGGTTATTTTAAAGACACAAACTCAGTTGCAGCAATTAAGAGGAGGAAATCAGCAGATTCAGGGCAGGGTATAAAGCAATACTCAGCAGAAGTGAAGATCATTAGCCAATTGAGACACAGAAATTTGGTGAAACTCAATGGTTGGTGCCACAAGAAGAATGAACTGATCCTAATATACGAATACATGCCAAATGGCAGCTTAGATTTTCATCTTTTTCGTGGAGGAAGAAGCATCTTGTCATGGCACTTGAGGTACAATATAGCCCTTGGGTTAGCCTCAGCATTGTTTTATTTGCAGGAGGAATTGGAAAAATGCGTGATTCATAGGGACATAAAATCAAGCAACATAATGTTGGACTCCAACTTCAATACTAAGCTTGGGGATTTTGGTCTAGCTAGGCTGATGGATCATGAGAAAGAGTCAGAAACCACAATTGTAGCCGGAACCAGGGGTTACCTAGCTCCGGAATACATGGACACAGGAAAGGCTAGAAAGGAATCTGACATATTCAGTTTCGGGGTTGTTTTGTTGGAGATAGCCTGTGGGAAAAAAGCCATACACCACCAAGAATTGAAGGGTGAAGTATCATTAGTTGAGTGGGTTTGGGAGCTATATGGATTGAAAAATGTCATTGCAGCAGCAGATCCAAAGCTATATGGGCAATTTGATGTGAAGGAATTGGAATGTTTGCTAGTAGTTGGACTTTGGTGTGCTAATCCAAATAACACATCAAGACCATCTATAAAGAAAGTGATTAAGGTGCTCAACTTTGAATCCCCATTACCAATTCTTCCACAAAACATGCCATTTCTAGGTCCACTGTCTTCTCCCATAAATAATGGGCAATTTTTTTCAGTTCCCTCTTTCTTTACGGCAAAAGGTTAA
- the LOC123912807 gene encoding 18.2 kDa class I heat shock protein-like, which produces MSLIPSFFGGRRSNVFDPFSLDVFDPFKDFPLSNSLSASFPELCRENSAFVSTRVDWKETPEAHVIKADFPGLKKEEVKVEIEDDRVLQISGERSVEKEDKNDQWHRVERSSGKFLRRFRLPENAKMDQVKANMENGVLTVTVPKEEVKKPEVKTIDISG; this is translated from the coding sequence ATGTCGCTGATTCCAAGTTTCTTCGGTGGTAGAAGGAGCAACGTATTCGATCCATTCTCCCTCGATGTTTTCGATCCATTCAAGGATTTTCCGTTATCCAATTCCCTATCCGCTTCCTTTCCTGAATTGTGTCGTGAAAATTCTGCATTCGTCAGCACACGTGTGGACTGGAAGGAGACTCCAGAAGCGCACGTGATCAAGGCAGATTTTCCAGGACTGAAGAAGGAGGAAGTGAAGGTAGAGATTGAAGACGATAGAGTTCTTCAGATAAGCGGAGAGAGAAGCGTCGAGAAAGAAGATAAGAACGATCAATGGCATCGCGTGGAGCGTAGCAGTGGAAAGTTCTTGAGGAGATTCAGATTGCCAGAGAATGCTAAAATGGATCAAGTTAAGGCGAATATGGAGAACGGTGTTCTGACTGTAACTGTTCCTAAAGAAGAAGTTAAGAAGCCTGAAGTCAAGACAATTGATATCTCTGGTTAG
- the LOC123912806 gene encoding 18.2 kDa class I heat shock protein-like codes for MSLIPSFFGGRRSNVFDPFSLDVFDPFKDFPLSNSLTASFPELSRENSAFVSTRVDWKETPEAHVFKADLPGLKKEEVKVEIEDDKVLQISGERSVEKEDKNDQWHRVERSSGKFLRRFRLPENAKMDQVKANIENGVLTVTVPKEEVKKPEVKTIDISG; via the coding sequence ATGTCGCTGATTCCAAGTTTCTTCGGTGGCAGAAGGAGCAACGTCTTCGATCCATTCTCCCTCGACGTTTTCGATCCATTCAAGGATTTTCCGTTATCCAATTCACTTACTGCTTCCTTTCCTGAATTGTCTCGTGAAAATTCTGCATTCGTGAGCACACGTGTGGACTGGAAGGAGACTCCAGAAGCGCACGTGTTCAAGGCAGATCTTCCAGGACTGAAGAAGGAGGAAGTGAAGGTTGAGATCGAAGATGATAAAGTTCTTCAGATAAGCGGAGAAAGAAGCGTTGAGAAAGAAGATAAGAACGATCAATGGCATCGCGTGGAGCGTAGCAGTGGAAAGTTCTTGAGGAGATTCAGATTGCCAGAGAATGCTAAAATGGATCAAGTTAAGGCGAATATTGAGAATGGTGTTCTGACTGTAACTGTTCCTAAAGAAGAAGTTAAGAAGCCTGAAGTCAAGACAATTGATATCTCTGGTTAG
- the LOC123912804 gene encoding L-type lectin-domain containing receptor kinase IX.1-like: MILCPHNIKFATMAASCNFQKIHLLAFFHLTLSLLLLVTSHGAPLSFNYDQLGSDKTKALNFSGTDVYQDNQVLQLTRYEKDSLGRVTYSKLFHLWDINTNQVTDFTTRFSFTINTPNKTNHGDGITFYLAHPNFPLPVPRDGSGIGLVSPVKLNNPNFRKEYPFVAVEFDTFVNDFDPKYDHVGIDVNSISTSYTTQWFTSMDERGYDAEVSYNSSSNNLSVTFTGYSDNKMIQQNLWSVVDLREVLPDWVEFGFTSATGLLWGEYHTLNSWSFNSNLDFEAEKDGTKIGLVIGLSVGGAVVLICVIGLVCFVKWKLRNKYTNDVLHSDLAMDNDFERSSLPKKFTFEELARATNNFAKEHKIGEGGFGGVYKGFIKDLKTHVAIKKVSKESNQGVKEYASEVKVISQLRHKNLVQLFGWCHRQNDLLLVYEFVQNGSLDSYLFKGKGLLTWTVRYNIARGLASALLYLHEECEQCVLHRDIKPSNIMLDTNFNTKLGDFGLARLMNHEIESKTTVLAGTYGYLSPEAATRGKASREADVYSFGVVALEIACGRKAIEPSLVEDNIYLVDWVLELYGKGELLKGSDSRLYGEFNEKEIERLMIVGLWCTHIDHVQRPMIRQVVQVLNFDVPLPNLPLQMNASTYNTSFYSVSSKSKSPSDFATKTSTSSNSTVTGSSSQSSTAFEVISPSAALLNTF, encoded by the coding sequence ATGATTCTATGTCCACACAACATCAAATTTGCAACCATGGCAGCATCTTGCAACTTTCAGAAAATCCATCTtcttgctttctttcatttaacATTATCCCTCTTGCTTCTTGTAACATCTCATGGAGCTCCATTATCATTCAACTATGATCAACTTGGTAGTGACAAAACAAAAGCCTTAAATTTTTCAGGTACTGATGTCTATCAAGACAACCAAGTCCTCCAACTCACAAGATACGAGAAAGACAGTCTAGGTAGAGTCACATATTCAAAACTGTTTCATCTTTGGGACATAAACACAAATCAAGTCACAGATTTCACTACTCGTTTCTCATTTACTATTAACACCCCTAACAAAACCAATCATGGAGATGGCATCACATTCTATTTGGCACATCCAAATTTTCCACTACCTGTTCCAAGAGATGGAAGTGGTATTGGTCTTGTAAGCCCTGTTAAATTGAATAATCCAAATTTCAGAAAAGAATATCCATTTGTAGCTGTGGAGTTTGATACTTTTGTTAATGATTTTGATCCTAAATATGATCATGTTGGGATTGATGTTAATTCTATAAGCACTTCTTACACTACACAATGGTTCACTAGCATGGATGAAAGAGGATATGATGCTGAAGTGAGTTATAATTCTAGTTCAAACAACTTATCTGTCACCTTCACAGGTTATTCAGATAACAAAATGATTCAACAGAATTTGTGGAGTGTTGTCGATTTGAGAGAAGTTCTACCTGATTGGGTTGAATTTGGATTCACTTCAGCAACAGGGTTGTTATGGGGGGAGTATCATACTCTTAACTCATGGTCCTTCAACTCAAATTTAGATTTTGAAGCAGAAAAAGATGGAACAAAAATAGGACTAGTTATAGGACTAAGTGTTGGTGGTGCTGTTGTTTTGATTTGTGTTATTGGGttggtttgttttgtgaaatggAAACTGAGGAATAAATATACGAACGATGTTTTGCATTCTGATCTTGCAATGGATAATGATTTTGAAAGAAgctctctacctaagaagtttacCTTTGAAGAGCTTGCTAGAGCAACTAACAACTTTGCAAAAGAACACAAAATCGGAGAAGGAGGTTTCGGAGGAGTCTACAAGGGATTTATAAAAGACTTGAAAACTCATGTTGCTATAAAGAAGGTTTCTAAGGAATCAAATCAAGGAGTTAAGGAGTATGCATCTGAAGTTAAAGTGATTAGTCAATTAAGGCATAAGAATTTAGTTCAACTTTTCGGATGGTGTCACAGACAAAACGATCTGCTTTTAGTTTATGAGTTTGTGCAAAATGGAAGCTTAGATTCTTACCTTTTCAAAGGAAAAGGTTTACTAACATGGACAGTGAGATATAATATAGCTAGAGGCTTAGCCTCAGCATTATTATACCTTCATGAAGAGTGCGAACAATGCGTCCTTCATAGAGACATAAAACCAAGCAATATTATGTTGGATACTAATTTCAATACAAAGCTTGGTGATTTTGGTTTGGCTAGATTAATGAACCACGAGATCGAATCAAAAACAACTGTTTTAGCAGGTACATATGGTTATTTATCACCTGAAGCTGCTACTAGAGGTAAAGCTAGTAGAGAAGCTGATGTATATAGTTTTGGAGTTGTTGCATTGGAAATAGCTTGTGGTAGAAAAGCAATTGAACCGAGTCTCGTTGAAGATAATATTTACTTGGTAGATTGGGTTTTGGAACTTTATGGTAAAGGTGAGCTTCTTAAAGGAAGTGATTCAAGATTATATGGAGAATTCAATGAGAAGGAAATTGAGAGGTTAATGATAGTTGGACTTTGGTGTACTCATATTGATCATGTTCAAAGACCTATGATTAGGCAAGTTGTTCAAGTGCTTAATTTTGATGTTCCATTGCCTAATCTTCCATTACAGATGAATGCTTCTACCTATAATACATCATTCTATTCTGTGTCTTCTAAATCTAAGAGTCCTTCTGATTTTGCAACTAAGACTTCAACTTCAAGCAATAGTACCGTCACAGGGTCCTCCTCGCAATCAAGTACTGCCTTTGAAGTCATTTCTCCATCAGCTGCACTTCTAAATACATTCTAG
- the LOC123912808 gene encoding L-type lectin-domain containing receptor kinase IX.1-like codes for MVFAAPKSMHVEFHNYFLISIFLLLNLIIPNVSSLTFNFTSFDPNDKNIIYEGSAKPSSSAIDLTMNFGSIGRATYYQHIHLWDKTTKNLTDFTSHFTFTINSKNRRHYGDGMAFFLAPSGSKMPNATKGRSMGLTLDDRAMNSTQTNPFVAVEFDIYKNSFDPPLEHAGIDINSMISIANVTWMADIKQEFVTIGFSAATGNATAIHTLNSWDFSSNLEAEEDNNKTNIENTNIAPTPSSKKKKSKAGLAVGLGIGGFVFIAVFGFISFYLWKKLKKGKEEEDGDFEEYMGEDFGRGGPKKYTYAELAHAANNFKDEHKLGQGGFGGVYRGFLKDTKSYVAIKRVLEDSRQGIKEFASEVTIISKLRHRNLVQLLGWCHERKKLLLVYEYMPNGSLDIHLFKEQSLLKWAIRYTIARGLASALLYLHEEWEQCVIHRDIKASNIMLDSEFNVKLGDFGLARFVDHAKGAQTTAIAGTLGYMAPECATIGRSSKETDVYSFGIVALEIACGRKPIIKAQENEINIVEWVWGLYGSGRILEAVDPRLGEDFDEEQIKCLMIVGLWCTHPDPNNRPSIRQATQVINFEATLPNLPSSMPVPTYLEGPLKSFTTPFSINGSEKSQNTNSNGVTASDDGSPSESLVCSSSR; via the exons ATGGTCTTTGCAGCACCGAAATCAATGCATGTTGAATTCCACAATTATTTCTTGATATCTATTTTCTTACTCTTGAACTTGATTATTCCAAATGTATCCTCATTGACCTTTAACTTCACTAGTTTTGATCCTAATGATAAAAACATAATCTATGAAGGATCAGCAAAACCGTCATCATCGGCTATCGATCTTACTATGAACTTTGGAAGCATTGGTAGAGCCACATATTACCAACATATCCATTTGTGGGATAAAACTACAAAAAATCTCACAGATTTCACATCCCATTTCACTTTTACCATAAATTCAAAGAATAGAAGACATTATGGAGATGGTATGGCATTCTTTCTTGCCCCTTCTGGTTCAAAGATGCCTAATGCTACAAAAGGTCGTTCTATGGGTCTAACACTTGATGACCGAGCAATGAACTCAACTCAAACTAATCCATTTGTTGCTGTTGAGTTTGATATCTATAAGAATTCTTTTGATCCACCGCTTGAACATGCCGGAATCGACATCAACTCAATGATATCTATTGCTAATGTGACATGGATGGCTGATATCAAACAAG AATTTGTTACTATTGGCTTCTCAGCTGCCACAGGAAATGCAACTGCTATTCATACTCTCAATTCTTGGGATTTTAGCTCAAATTTGGAAGCAGAAGAAGataacaacaaaacaaacatagAAAATACCAACATAGCTCCTACTCCTAGTTCTAAGAAGAAAAAGTCCAAGGCAGGACTAGCAGTAGGATTGGGAATTGGTGGATTTGTTTTCATTGCGGTGTTtggttttatttcattttacttGTGGAAGAAGttaaagaaaggaaaagaagaGGAAGATGGTGATTTTGAAGAGTACATGGGTGAGGATTTTGGAAGAGGAGGACCTAAGAAGTATACATATGCAGAATTAGCACATGCAGCTAATAATTTCAAAGATGAACATAAGCTAGGACAAGGAGGATTTGGAGGTGTTTATAGAGGTTTTCTTAAAGACACAAAATCTTATGTTGCTATTAAGAGGGTGTTAGAAGATTCTCGTCAAGGGATAAAAGAATTTGCATCAGAAGTAACAATTATTAGCAAATTAAGGCATAGAAATCTAGTGCAACTATTAGGTTGGTGTCATGAAAGAAAAAAGCTCTTGCTTGTATATGAGTACATGCCAAATGGTAGTTTAGACATTCATCTTTTCAAGGAACAAAGTTTGTTGAAATGGGCTATTAGATATACAATTGCTAGAGGCTTGGCTTCTGCATTGTTATATTTGCATGAAGAATGGGAACAATGTGTTATACATAGAGACATAAAAGCAAGCAACATAATGTTGGATTCAGAGTTCAATGTAAAACTTGGAGATTTTGGTTTAGCAAGGTTTGTGGATCATGCAAAAGGTGCACAAACTACAGCTATAGCAGGGACTTTAGGATACATGGCTCCTGAATGTGCTACCATAGGAAGGTCTAGTAAAGAAACAGATGTGTATAGTTTTGGAATTGTTGCTTTAGAGATAGCTTGTGGAAGAAAACCTATCATTAAGGctcaagaaaatgaaataaatattgtGGAGTGGGTTTGGGGGCTATATGGAAGTGGGAGAATTCTTGAAGCAGTAGATCCAAGACTAGGTGAAGATTTTGATGAGGAACAAATTAAGTGCTTAATGATTGTTGGTCTTTGGTGTACTCATCCTGATCCTAATAATAGGCCTTCAATAAGACAAGCTACTCAAGTGATTAATTTTGAAGCTACATTGCCTAATCTTCCATCAAGTATGCCTGTGCCAACATATCTTGAGGGTCCTTTGAAGTCATTCACTACTCCATTCAGCATAAATGGTTCAGAGAAAAGTCAAAACACAAACTCAAATGGTGTCACTGCTTCTGATGATGGTTCTCCTTCTGAATCACTTGTGTGTTCTAGTTCTAGATGA